A genomic region of Mesobacillus jeotgali contains the following coding sequences:
- a CDS encoding MFS transporter, protein MYKFEKSFYSKTSMYSFVVVMILFFSMWYSTSKFVHIDMALLGYAISSAVFAIGLTIRMSFWMWRRATNRVAKRSVENLFNKERLKRNSKAVVKTLIDNIILQKFIFQRGIYRGIQHFMISWGCIISFAITFGLTFGWMRFDLIDPETYQIIVFDMPTITMAAHGIFAEIVYNGLNIGAIMVLIGAGMALYRRITDYDVKVTQRFEFDILPLIILLAVTVTGLILTIQYTFLDGWMHHYMSLIHQVTVIIMLMYFPFGKLFHVPIRPLATAVPMSYQEVVKVDTKSCKSCGQPYSNDDQIADVQAILKSQNFDLQLADGSYLSDYCTGCRRRMRALKQMNLEAPQGNPYGPVSTNNGIHISGFSKKRSEEFYGLEQDSKEEKVDEPVSR, encoded by the coding sequence TTGTACAAATTCGAGAAATCTTTTTACTCAAAAACAAGCATGTATTCCTTTGTCGTTGTAATGATATTGTTTTTCTCAATGTGGTATTCAACATCGAAGTTTGTCCATATCGATATGGCACTTCTGGGATATGCAATCTCATCAGCAGTCTTCGCGATTGGCTTGACAATCAGGATGAGCTTCTGGATGTGGCGCAGAGCCACTAACAGGGTGGCAAAGCGAAGCGTTGAAAACCTTTTTAATAAAGAAAGACTAAAACGAAATTCAAAAGCGGTTGTTAAAACCTTGATCGATAATATCATTTTGCAAAAATTCATTTTCCAACGCGGAATCTACCGCGGAATTCAGCACTTCATGATTTCATGGGGCTGCATCATCTCATTCGCGATTACGTTCGGGCTTACATTCGGATGGATGCGTTTCGACCTGATTGACCCGGAAACATACCAGATCATCGTGTTCGACATGCCGACCATCACGATGGCAGCACACGGAATTTTTGCTGAAATCGTCTACAACGGTTTGAATATCGGCGCAATCATGGTGTTGATCGGAGCGGGGATGGCTCTCTACCGACGCATCACTGATTATGATGTAAAAGTAACACAGCGATTCGAATTCGATATCCTGCCATTGATCATTCTGCTGGCAGTTACCGTTACAGGCTTGATCCTGACAATTCAGTACACATTCCTTGATGGCTGGATGCATCATTATATGTCACTCATCCATCAGGTAACAGTCATCATCATGCTTATGTACTTCCCATTCGGAAAACTGTTCCACGTGCCAATCAGGCCGCTGGCTACAGCCGTACCAATGAGTTACCAAGAGGTGGTCAAAGTGGATACGAAATCATGTAAAAGCTGCGGACAGCCATATAGCAATGATGACCAGATTGCGGATGTCCAGGCGATTTTAAAAAGCCAGAACTTCGACCTGCAGCTTGCGGACGGATCTTATCTTTCAGATTATTGCACAGGCTGCCGCCGCAGGATGAGAGCATTGAAACAAATGAATCTTGAAGCACCGCAAGGCAACCCATACGGACCGGTAAGCACAAACAACGGAATTCATATATCAGGCTTCAGCAAAAAACGTTCGGAAGAATTTTACGGACTTGAACAGGATTCAAAGGAGGAAAAAGTAGATGAGCCAGTTTCTCGTTAA